The Streptomyces puniciscabiei genomic interval ACCTCATCGAGGCCATCAAGAAGGCCCACCACGAGCCCCTCGAACAGCTCCAGGACGCGGTGATCGCCGCCGATCACCTCGGTGACGTGGCCGACCATCTGATCGGTCACTTCGTCGACCAGGCCCGGCGCTCGGGCGCGTCCTGGACCGAGATCGGCCGGAGCATGGGCGTGACCCGGCAGGCGGCGCAGAAGCGGTTCGTGCCGAAGGAGTCCACCGACCTCGACCCCGGTGACTTCAGCCGCTACACACCGCGCGCGCGGAACGTGGTCATGGCGGCGCACAACGAGGCGGTGGCCGCCCGCAACCCGGAGGGCCGACCCGAGCACCTGGTCCTCGGGCTGCTGGCCGAACCCGAGGGCATCGCGGCGAAGGCGATCACCGAGCAGGGCGTCCTGCTGGACGCCGTACGGCAGGCCGCGACCGCCGCGCTCCCGCCCGCCGCCGAGAACGTCCCGGACCTCGTCCCCTACGGCCCCGACGCCAAGAAGGCGCTGGAACTCACCTTCCGCGAGGCCCTGAGGCTCGGCCACAACTACATCGGCACCGAGCACATCCTGCTCGCGCTCCTGGAGCAGGAGAACGGTCAGGGCGTGCTCAGCGGACTCGGCGTCACCAAGGCCGCGACCGAGGCGTATCTCGCCAAGGTGCTGTCGCTGATGGCGGAGCAGAAGAACCCGTTCGCCACCGGTGACGGCGGGGAGGCATCGGAGGGCTGAAACCGCAGGTCGGAGCGATTGTCAGACCCGGCTGCCACACTCGCAGTCATGACCGACCGGTGG includes:
- a CDS encoding Clp protease N-terminal domain-containing protein — encoded protein: MATNPNITASVRLDDLIEAIKKAHHEPLEQLQDAVIAADHLGDVADHLIGHFVDQARRSGASWTEIGRSMGVTRQAAQKRFVPKESTDLDPGDFSRYTPRARNVVMAAHNEAVAARNPEGRPEHLVLGLLAEPEGIAAKAITEQGVLLDAVRQAATAALPPAAENVPDLVPYGPDAKKALELTFREALRLGHNYIGTEHILLALLEQENGQGVLSGLGVTKAATEAYLAKVLSLMAEQKNPFATGDGGEASEG